Proteins from one Hemibagrus wyckioides isolate EC202008001 linkage group LG16, SWU_Hwy_1.0, whole genome shotgun sequence genomic window:
- the sbno1 gene encoding protein strawberry notch homolog 1 isoform X4, producing the protein MDPGQDLLLAALSESGICPNDLFDIDSQDTAQSPASQQSVSKTALDIGLGSEAAGIVAIEPAVPPTPTVTIRQKPQPSTTTFVLNQLNQLPSLGTIVVTKPSVGTSSRQTITVTKVVQTSSAQRSSSSSSNTAAVCSVVPQTREQIKLKDLLRTSGVKTNSLGELMKLKPPPDIVQPVATATGTMEVNNGVKKEVSSKDVARIWANEEIKMRSFSPVNKLPGMKEEEEPEEEEEEELGHAETYAEYMPMKLKIGERHPDPVVETSSLSSVSPPNVWYRLSIPEETIDRGWLSALQLEAITYACQQHETFLPNRDRAAYLIGDGAGVGKGRTIAGIIYENYLLGRKRSLWFSVSNDLKYDAERDLRDIGAKNIQVHSLNKFKYGKISSKHNGSVKKGVIFATYSSLIGESQTGGKYKTRFKQLLHWCGDDFDGVIIFDECHKAKNVCPIGSSKPTKTGLAVLELQNKLPRARVVYASATGASEPRNMAYMNRLGIWGEGTPFKEFSNFIQAVERRGVGAMEIVAMDMKLRGMYIARQLSFQGVTFKIEEVPLTQNYIKMYNKSVRLWVSAREKFQQAANLMDAEQRMKKSMWGQFWSAHQRFFKYLCIASKVRRVVQLAREEVKNGKCVVIGLQSTGEARTLEALEEGGGELNDFVSTAKGVLQSLVEKHFPAPDRQKLFSLLGIDLSAKKTPSPAETKEEQKGKKRKGAEVKKGAKKSRKSGGLSGSSSDESNSEDSDKDDSDNSFDSVSSGDDDDEDDFNPFKDDSSEDEEDDPWLIRKDSKKSKEKKNKKKKKSIDPDSIHSALLASGLGSTRPAFTTPVVKPTSNNTVAPAKSEPEESSCVTSNDAVEDAQQMKRELLEQLEKLAEDLPPNTLDELIDELGGPENVAEMTGRKGRVVSNDDGSISYESRSELDVPVEILNLTEKQRFMDGDKNIAIISEAASSGISLQADRRVKNQRRRVHMTLELPWSADRAIQQFGRTHRSNQVTAPEYVFLISELAGEQRFASIVAKRLESLGALTHGDRRATETRDLSRFNFDNKYGRNALEIVMKSIVNLDAPLVSPPAHFEGDFFKEIRNGLIGVGLINVEDRSGVLSLDKDYNNIGKFLNRILGMEVQQQNALFQYFSDTLNAVIQNAKKNGRYDMGILDLGSGDEKVKKIDAKKFLTPGYSTSGHVELYTVSVERGMSWEDATHIWAEQNGPEDGFYVQVRNNKKIAIMVKEVNTKKRLFMVYRPNTGKQLKLETYADIRKRCKKVVSDEAKQCWIDQYRSSADVCSHAYWRGNCKKASVGLQCEIGLRCRTYYVLCGSVLSVWTKVEGVLASVSGSNMKMQIVRLRTEDGQRIVGLIIPANCVAPLTNILSSSDQSQQLAVQQQQMWQQLHPQSLSHSFNT; encoded by the exons ATGGATCCAGGACAAGATTTGCTTCTTGCAGCCCTTAGCGAAAGTGGAATCTGCCCAAATGACCTTTTTGACATTGATTCTCAGGACACTGCTCAGTCCCCTGCCTCTCAACAG TCAGTATCGAAGACTGCCCTTGACATTGGTCTCGGTAGTGAAGCAGCTGGAATTGTTGCAATTGAACCTGCTGTGCCACCCACACCTACAGTCACAATCCGA CAGAAGCCTCAGCCCTCAACGACCACATTCGTCTTAAATCAACTGAATCAACTGCCATCACTGGGAACCATCGTGGTCACAAAGCCCTCAGTGGGGACCTCCTCCAGACAGACCATCACAGTAACCAAGGTGGTGCAGACATCGTCAGCTCAGCGAagctcttcctcatcctccaaTACTGCCGCCGTGTGCAGTGTGGTCCCACAGACTCGGGAGCAGATTAAGCTGAAGGACCTGCTCCGGACTAGCGGTGTGAAGACAAACAGCCTCGGTGAACTTATGAAGCTGAAGCCTCCACCTGATATTGTGCAGCCTGTTGCTACAGCCACAGGCACAA TGGAGGTAAACAATGGTGTGAAGAAAGAGGTGTCGAGCAAAGATGTCGCCAGAATCTGGGCCAATGAAGAAATCAAAATGCGGAGCTTTTCACCTGTAAat aAGTTACCTGgaatgaaggaggaggaggagccagaggaggaagaggaggaggagttagGTCACGCAGAAACATATGCTGAATACATGCCAATGAAAT TGAAAATAGGAGAGCGACATCCTGATCCTGTGGTGGAGACCAGCTCCCTCTCAAGTGTCAGCCCTCCTAATGTGTGGTACAGACTTTCCATTCCAGAGGAGACAATCGACAGAGGCTGGCTATCTGCTCTTCAGCTTGAAGCCATTACATATGCCTGTCAG CAACATGAGACATTCCTTCCAAATCGAGACAGAGCAGCTTACCTGATCGGTGACGGTGCTGGTGTAGGAAAGGGAAGAACTATTGCTGGAATCATATATGAAAATTATCTTCTGGGCAGGAAAAGATCTCTCTG GTTTAGCGTCTCGAACGACTTGAAGTATGACGCAGAGAGGGATTTGAGAGATATTGGTGCAAAGAACATCCAGGTCCATTCTTTAAACAAG TTCAAATATGGAAAGATTTCATCAAAACACAACGGAAGCGTGAAAAAAGGTGTGATCTTTGCTACATACTCGTCCCTGATTGGAGAGAGCCAAACGGGTGGAAAGTATAAGACTAGATTCAAACAATTACTCCATTGGTGTGGGGATGATTTTGATGGTGTG ATAATCTTTGATGAATGtcacaaagccaaaaatgtttGCCCAATTGGGTCCTCGAAACCCACAAAGACTGGACTGGCTGTTCTCGAGCTCCAGAACAAACTACCAAGAGCACGTGTTGTCTATGCCAGTGCTACAG GAGCTTCTGAGCCTCGGAACATGGCTTACATGAATCGTCTTGGGATCTGGGGGGAAGGAACGCCTTTTAAAGAATTTTCTAATTTTATTCAAGCTGTTGAAAGAAG AGGTGTTGGTGCCATGGAAATTGTTGCCATGGATATGAAATTGAGAGGAATGTACATTGCTCGACAGCTGAGCTTCCAGGGTGTGACATTTAAGATTGAGGAAGTTCCTCTGACGCAAAACTACATCAAAATGTATAACAAGTCAGTCCGTCTG TGGGTGAGTGCGAGGGAGAAATTCCAACAAGCAGCCAACTTGATGGACGCCGAACAGCGCATGAAAAAGTCAATGTGGGGACAGTTCTGGTCCGCACACCAGAGGTTCTTTAAATACCTGTGTATCGCTTCAAAAGTGCGCAGAGTGGTGCAGCTTGCCCGAGAGGAAGTAAAGAATGGAAAG tgTGTGGTCATTGGCCTGCAGTCAACTGGTGAAGCCCGAACACTCGAGGCCTTGGAGGAAGGTGGAGGCGAGCTCAATGATTTTGTCTCTACTGCAAA GGGTGTCCTGCAGTCATTGGTGGAAAAGCACTTCCCTGctccagacagacagaagctCTTCAGCTTACTGGGTATTGATCTGTCTGCAAAGAAAACACCTTCACCAGCAGAAACCAAGGAGGAGCAGAAGGGGAAAAAGAGGAAAG GTGCAGAGGTTAAAAAAGGAGCAAAAAAGTCCCGGAAATCTGGAGGGCTTTCAGGCAGCAGTTCGGATGAGAGCAATTCGGAAGACTCTGACAAAGACGACAGTGACAATAGCTTTGACTCGGTCAGctcaggagatgatgatgatgaagatgatttcAACCCCTTCAAGGATGATTCCAGTGAGGATGAAGAAGATG ATCCTTGGCTAATCCGTAAAGACTCTAAAAAGAGCAAggaaaagaagaacaagaagaagaaaaagagcatAGACCCAGATTCCATTCATAGTGCCTTGTTAGCCTCTGGGCTTGGTTCGACCAGGCCTGCTTTCACAACACCTGTTGTAAAACCGACATCAAACAACACTGTTGCTCCTG CTAAAAGTGAACCTGAAGAAAGTAGCTGTGTGACCAGTAATGACGCAGTGGAGGATGCCCAGCAGATGAAGAGGGAGCTGTTAGAGCAGCTCGAGAAACTGGCTGAGGATCTGCCACCAAACACACTGGATGAGCTTATTGATGAGTTAGGAGGCCCTGAAAATGTGGCAGAG atgaCTGGACGCAAAGGCAGAGTAGTCAGCAATGACGATGGCAGCATCTCCTACGAATCAAGATCAGAACTGGATGTTCCTGTAGAAATCCTGAACCTCACAGAGAAGCAGCGGTTCATGGATGGAGACAAG AACATTGCTATAATCTCAGAGGCAGCCAGCTCTGGTATTTCACTGCAAGCAGACCGTCGAGTGAAGAACCAGAGGAGAAGGGTGCACATGACTTTAGAGCTGCCATGGAGTGCAGACCGGGCTATTCAGCAGTTTG GTAGAACACACAGATCTAACCAGGTCACTGCTCCCGAGTATGTGTTCCTGATATCGGAACTTGCTGGGGAACAAAGATTTGCCTCCATTGTTGCCAAAAGACTTGAGAGCTTG GGTGCTCTCACACATGGAGACCGAAGAGCAACAGAGACAAGGGACCTCAGTCGATTCAACTTTGACAACAAA TATGGCAGAAATGCTCTTGAGATTGTTATGAAGTCCATTGTCAACTTGGATGCTCCCTTGGTCTCTCCCCCGGCTCATTTCGAAGGGGATTTCTTTAAAG AAATCCGCAATGGTTTAATTGGTGTGGGGCTGATTAATGTGGAGGATAGGTCTGGTGTTCTCTCACTGGATAAGG actacAACAACATTGGAAAATTCTTAAACCGGATCCTTGGCATGGAGGTCCAGCAGCAGAATGCCCTCTTCCAGTATTTCTCTGACACTTTGAATGCTGTCATACAGAATGCCAAAAAGAATGGGAGATATGATATGGGAATTCTGG ATTTGGGCTCTGGGGATGAGAAGGTTAAAAAGATTGATGCGAAAAAGTTCCTGACACCAGGTTACTCCACATCAGGCCATGTTGAACTTTATACA GTTAGTGTGGAGAGGGGTATGTCATGGGAGGACGCTACACATATCTGGGCAGAACAGAACGGACCAGAAGATGGCTTCTACGTGCAG GTACGGAATAACAAGAAAATAGCCATCATGGTCAAAGAAGTCAACACCAAAAAGAGACTATTCATGGTGTACAGACCAAATACGGGAAAACAGCTCAAACTGGAGACATATGCAGATATACGGAAGCGATGCAAAAAG GTTGTTTCAGATGAGGCTAAGCAGTGCTGGATAGATCAGTATAGATCTTCAGCGGATGTTTGCTCTCATGCCTATTG GCGAGGGAACTGTAAGAAGGCATCGGTGGGGCTGCAGTGTGAAATAGGGCTGCGCTGCAGGACATACTACGTCCTATGTGGCTCCGTGCTCAGTGTGTGGACCAAAGTAGAGGGCGTCTTGGCCTCAGTCAGCGGAAGCAACATGAAGATGCAGATTGTCCGTTTGAGAACAGAGGATGGACAACGAATAGTAG GTCTGATCATTCCAGCAAACTGCGTGGCTCCCCTCACCAACATCCTGTCCTCATCGGACCAATCAC
- the sbno1 gene encoding protein strawberry notch homolog 1 isoform X5 produces MDPGQDLLLAALSESGICPNDLFDIDSQDTAQSPASQQSVSKTALDIGLGSEAAGIVAIEPAVPPTPTVTIRQKPQPSTTTFVLNQLNQLPSLGTIVVTKPSVGTSSRQTITVTKVVQTSSAQRSSSSSSNTAAVCSVVPQTREQIKLKDLLRTSGVKTNSLGELMKLKPPPDIVQPVATATGTMEVNNGVKKEVSSKDVARIWANEEIKMRSFSPVNLPGMKEEEEPEEEEEEELGHAETYAEYMPMKLKIGERHPDPVVETSSLSSVSPPNVWYRLSIPEETIDRGWLSALQLEAITYACQQHETFLPNRDRAAYLIGDGAGVGKGRTIAGIIYENYLLGRKRSLWFSVSNDLKYDAERDLRDIGAKNIQVHSLNKFKYGKISSKHNGSVKKGVIFATYSSLIGESQTGGKYKTRFKQLLHWCGDDFDGVIIFDECHKAKNVCPIGSSKPTKTGLAVLELQNKLPRARVVYASATGASEPRNMAYMNRLGIWGEGTPFKEFSNFIQAVERRGVGAMEIVAMDMKLRGMYIARQLSFQGVTFKIEEVPLTQNYIKMYNKSVRLWVSAREKFQQAANLMDAEQRMKKSMWGQFWSAHQRFFKYLCIASKVRRVVQLAREEVKNGKCVVIGLQSTGEARTLEALEEGGGELNDFVSTAKGVLQSLVEKHFPAPDRQKLFSLLGIDLSAKKTPSPAETKEEQKGKKRKGAEVKKGAKKSRKSGGLSGSSSDESNSEDSDKDDSDNSFDSVSSGDDDDEDDFNPFKDDSSEDEEDDPWLIRKDSKKSKEKKNKKKKKSIDPDSIHSALLASGLGSTRPAFTTPVVKPTSNNTVAPAKSEPEESSCVTSNDAVEDAQQMKRELLEQLEKLAEDLPPNTLDELIDELGGPENVAEMTGRKGRVVSNDDGSISYESRSELDVPVEILNLTEKQRFMDGDKNIAIISEAASSGISLQADRRVKNQRRRVHMTLELPWSADRAIQQFGRTHRSNQVTAPEYVFLISELAGEQRFASIVAKRLESLGALTHGDRRATETRDLSRFNFDNKYGRNALEIVMKSIVNLDAPLVSPPAHFEGDFFKEIRNGLIGVGLINVEDRSGVLSLDKDYNNIGKFLNRILGMEVQQQNALFQYFSDTLNAVIQNAKKNGRYDMGILDLGSGDEKVKKIDAKKFLTPGYSTSGHVELYTVSVERGMSWEDATHIWAEQNGPEDGFYVQVRNNKKIAIMVKEVNTKKRLFMVYRPNTGKQLKLETYADIRKRCKKVVSDEAKQCWIDQYRSSADVCSHAYWRGNCKKASVGLQCEIGLRCRTYYVLCGSVLSVWTKVEGVLASVSGSNMKMQIVRLRTEDGQRIVGLIIPANCVAPLTNILSSSDQSQQLAVQQQQMWQQLHPQSLSHSFNT; encoded by the exons ATGGATCCAGGACAAGATTTGCTTCTTGCAGCCCTTAGCGAAAGTGGAATCTGCCCAAATGACCTTTTTGACATTGATTCTCAGGACACTGCTCAGTCCCCTGCCTCTCAACAG TCAGTATCGAAGACTGCCCTTGACATTGGTCTCGGTAGTGAAGCAGCTGGAATTGTTGCAATTGAACCTGCTGTGCCACCCACACCTACAGTCACAATCCGA CAGAAGCCTCAGCCCTCAACGACCACATTCGTCTTAAATCAACTGAATCAACTGCCATCACTGGGAACCATCGTGGTCACAAAGCCCTCAGTGGGGACCTCCTCCAGACAGACCATCACAGTAACCAAGGTGGTGCAGACATCGTCAGCTCAGCGAagctcttcctcatcctccaaTACTGCCGCCGTGTGCAGTGTGGTCCCACAGACTCGGGAGCAGATTAAGCTGAAGGACCTGCTCCGGACTAGCGGTGTGAAGACAAACAGCCTCGGTGAACTTATGAAGCTGAAGCCTCCACCTGATATTGTGCAGCCTGTTGCTACAGCCACAGGCACAA TGGAGGTAAACAATGGTGTGAAGAAAGAGGTGTCGAGCAAAGATGTCGCCAGAATCTGGGCCAATGAAGAAATCAAAATGCGGAGCTTTTCACCTGTAAat TTACCTGgaatgaaggaggaggaggagccagaggaggaagaggaggaggagttagGTCACGCAGAAACATATGCTGAATACATGCCAATGAAAT TGAAAATAGGAGAGCGACATCCTGATCCTGTGGTGGAGACCAGCTCCCTCTCAAGTGTCAGCCCTCCTAATGTGTGGTACAGACTTTCCATTCCAGAGGAGACAATCGACAGAGGCTGGCTATCTGCTCTTCAGCTTGAAGCCATTACATATGCCTGTCAG CAACATGAGACATTCCTTCCAAATCGAGACAGAGCAGCTTACCTGATCGGTGACGGTGCTGGTGTAGGAAAGGGAAGAACTATTGCTGGAATCATATATGAAAATTATCTTCTGGGCAGGAAAAGATCTCTCTG GTTTAGCGTCTCGAACGACTTGAAGTATGACGCAGAGAGGGATTTGAGAGATATTGGTGCAAAGAACATCCAGGTCCATTCTTTAAACAAG TTCAAATATGGAAAGATTTCATCAAAACACAACGGAAGCGTGAAAAAAGGTGTGATCTTTGCTACATACTCGTCCCTGATTGGAGAGAGCCAAACGGGTGGAAAGTATAAGACTAGATTCAAACAATTACTCCATTGGTGTGGGGATGATTTTGATGGTGTG ATAATCTTTGATGAATGtcacaaagccaaaaatgtttGCCCAATTGGGTCCTCGAAACCCACAAAGACTGGACTGGCTGTTCTCGAGCTCCAGAACAAACTACCAAGAGCACGTGTTGTCTATGCCAGTGCTACAG GAGCTTCTGAGCCTCGGAACATGGCTTACATGAATCGTCTTGGGATCTGGGGGGAAGGAACGCCTTTTAAAGAATTTTCTAATTTTATTCAAGCTGTTGAAAGAAG AGGTGTTGGTGCCATGGAAATTGTTGCCATGGATATGAAATTGAGAGGAATGTACATTGCTCGACAGCTGAGCTTCCAGGGTGTGACATTTAAGATTGAGGAAGTTCCTCTGACGCAAAACTACATCAAAATGTATAACAAGTCAGTCCGTCTG TGGGTGAGTGCGAGGGAGAAATTCCAACAAGCAGCCAACTTGATGGACGCCGAACAGCGCATGAAAAAGTCAATGTGGGGACAGTTCTGGTCCGCACACCAGAGGTTCTTTAAATACCTGTGTATCGCTTCAAAAGTGCGCAGAGTGGTGCAGCTTGCCCGAGAGGAAGTAAAGAATGGAAAG tgTGTGGTCATTGGCCTGCAGTCAACTGGTGAAGCCCGAACACTCGAGGCCTTGGAGGAAGGTGGAGGCGAGCTCAATGATTTTGTCTCTACTGCAAA GGGTGTCCTGCAGTCATTGGTGGAAAAGCACTTCCCTGctccagacagacagaagctCTTCAGCTTACTGGGTATTGATCTGTCTGCAAAGAAAACACCTTCACCAGCAGAAACCAAGGAGGAGCAGAAGGGGAAAAAGAGGAAAG GTGCAGAGGTTAAAAAAGGAGCAAAAAAGTCCCGGAAATCTGGAGGGCTTTCAGGCAGCAGTTCGGATGAGAGCAATTCGGAAGACTCTGACAAAGACGACAGTGACAATAGCTTTGACTCGGTCAGctcaggagatgatgatgatgaagatgatttcAACCCCTTCAAGGATGATTCCAGTGAGGATGAAGAAGATG ATCCTTGGCTAATCCGTAAAGACTCTAAAAAGAGCAAggaaaagaagaacaagaagaagaaaaagagcatAGACCCAGATTCCATTCATAGTGCCTTGTTAGCCTCTGGGCTTGGTTCGACCAGGCCTGCTTTCACAACACCTGTTGTAAAACCGACATCAAACAACACTGTTGCTCCTG CTAAAAGTGAACCTGAAGAAAGTAGCTGTGTGACCAGTAATGACGCAGTGGAGGATGCCCAGCAGATGAAGAGGGAGCTGTTAGAGCAGCTCGAGAAACTGGCTGAGGATCTGCCACCAAACACACTGGATGAGCTTATTGATGAGTTAGGAGGCCCTGAAAATGTGGCAGAG atgaCTGGACGCAAAGGCAGAGTAGTCAGCAATGACGATGGCAGCATCTCCTACGAATCAAGATCAGAACTGGATGTTCCTGTAGAAATCCTGAACCTCACAGAGAAGCAGCGGTTCATGGATGGAGACAAG AACATTGCTATAATCTCAGAGGCAGCCAGCTCTGGTATTTCACTGCAAGCAGACCGTCGAGTGAAGAACCAGAGGAGAAGGGTGCACATGACTTTAGAGCTGCCATGGAGTGCAGACCGGGCTATTCAGCAGTTTG GTAGAACACACAGATCTAACCAGGTCACTGCTCCCGAGTATGTGTTCCTGATATCGGAACTTGCTGGGGAACAAAGATTTGCCTCCATTGTTGCCAAAAGACTTGAGAGCTTG GGTGCTCTCACACATGGAGACCGAAGAGCAACAGAGACAAGGGACCTCAGTCGATTCAACTTTGACAACAAA TATGGCAGAAATGCTCTTGAGATTGTTATGAAGTCCATTGTCAACTTGGATGCTCCCTTGGTCTCTCCCCCGGCTCATTTCGAAGGGGATTTCTTTAAAG AAATCCGCAATGGTTTAATTGGTGTGGGGCTGATTAATGTGGAGGATAGGTCTGGTGTTCTCTCACTGGATAAGG actacAACAACATTGGAAAATTCTTAAACCGGATCCTTGGCATGGAGGTCCAGCAGCAGAATGCCCTCTTCCAGTATTTCTCTGACACTTTGAATGCTGTCATACAGAATGCCAAAAAGAATGGGAGATATGATATGGGAATTCTGG ATTTGGGCTCTGGGGATGAGAAGGTTAAAAAGATTGATGCGAAAAAGTTCCTGACACCAGGTTACTCCACATCAGGCCATGTTGAACTTTATACA GTTAGTGTGGAGAGGGGTATGTCATGGGAGGACGCTACACATATCTGGGCAGAACAGAACGGACCAGAAGATGGCTTCTACGTGCAG GTACGGAATAACAAGAAAATAGCCATCATGGTCAAAGAAGTCAACACCAAAAAGAGACTATTCATGGTGTACAGACCAAATACGGGAAAACAGCTCAAACTGGAGACATATGCAGATATACGGAAGCGATGCAAAAAG GTTGTTTCAGATGAGGCTAAGCAGTGCTGGATAGATCAGTATAGATCTTCAGCGGATGTTTGCTCTCATGCCTATTG GCGAGGGAACTGTAAGAAGGCATCGGTGGGGCTGCAGTGTGAAATAGGGCTGCGCTGCAGGACATACTACGTCCTATGTGGCTCCGTGCTCAGTGTGTGGACCAAAGTAGAGGGCGTCTTGGCCTCAGTCAGCGGAAGCAACATGAAGATGCAGATTGTCCGTTTGAGAACAGAGGATGGACAACGAATAGTAG GTCTGATCATTCCAGCAAACTGCGTGGCTCCCCTCACCAACATCCTGTCCTCATCGGACCAATCAC